The proteins below come from a single Stomoxys calcitrans chromosome 1, idStoCalc2.1, whole genome shotgun sequence genomic window:
- the LOC131994367 gene encoding uncharacterized protein LOC131994367: MANVLHILWFSVLFKGLNFVYFEMDKIENNYNAALIKTITFSLVPCGNRTYLNGSVTPVVDIPRFNYTAVLNMRRDNGRVVKLFAATIDGCEFIDSNINKTMNLGNLFFRDLRALATFPKMCPWPKGFEVVVSMFYPDTRKWPIYMPEMKYNVMFIMYTNGKFGYSVTVNGTTLNRRRKKG; the protein is encoded by the exons ATGGCGAATGTTCTACACATATTGTGGTTTTCTGTCCTTTTCAAGGGTTTG AACTTTGTGTACTTTGAAATGGATAAGATTGAAAATAACTATAATGCAGCCTTAATAAAAACTATAACATTCAGTTTGGTGCCTTGCGGTAATCGAACATATCTAAATGGCTCTGTTACACCCGTCGTAGATATCCCTCGATTTAATTACACAGCAGTGCTGAATATGCGTCGCGACAATGGACGCGTCGTAAAGCTTTTCGCTGCCACTATTGACGGTTGCGAGTTTATTGACTCGAATATAAATAAAACTATGAATTTGGGTAATCTGTTTTTCAGAGATCTACGTGCTCTTGCGACCTTTCCAAAAATGTGCCCTTGGCCTAAG GGGTTTGAGGTTGTGGTTAGTATGTTCTATCCAGACACCCGTAAATGGCCTATTTATATGCCAGAAATGAAATACAATGTTATGTTCATAATGTACACCAATGGAAAGTTTGGATATTCGGTTACGGTAAACGGAACAACATTGAATAGGCGCCGCAAAAAAGGCTAA